A segment of the Nilaparvata lugens isolate BPH chromosome X, ASM1435652v1, whole genome shotgun sequence genome:
CACTAGTATTTACAATTCCCTCTGGAAGCAGTAGGGGGAGGTGGAATACGTTAAGGACATCAGATGTGAATCTTGTCTTTAGATCCTGAATTATATTATCCAGTACTGGAACATACACAGTGAGTCTAAAGTACTCTTCTGTTGTTGCTGATGGATGATTGGACCGTTGAGTTTGACGCCCACATAATCTTGGGATTTTCAGTTCAACGTCCAATTTCCTGGCGATTTCTTGGGCTTGCATGTAGACACAATTGAAGTACTCAATACTGTTTTGCCTTCTCTCATTCAACAGCTCTAGAAGGCTATTTAGAAGTTCGGCTGACTTACAAAGGTCCAGTGTTTCTTTTTGTAGTATTCTACTCAATGGCAGAGATAAACTCAAGATATCACTAAGGCAAAATAAACCAATTATTAGTTTACTGTCACATAAGGCGGTTATCAATAAGGATGCTTTGCCTGAGGTTTTTTTATCCTTCCACTCAGAAATTTTATGTAGGCAAGCCAGGATATCAGGTAAACTGGTTGTGAACTGAAGAACTCCATCATGCCTCTCAGTCCACCTGGTTTCACATAGGTGAGTCATTTTCTTCccaagaaaatttttcaatgctGTATTTCTTTTTGGAAATGAGAAGAAAGCGATCACCTCTTTTAGAACACTCACTGAATTCTCTATGAGTTTTATATTGGAGCATTTTGAAATGCTATTGTTCAACTTATGGTTATAGCAGGGTGTTGTTATAGCATTTTTAGCAACTTTTTGTATCTCCTTGACAGCCCCATTATCAGACAGCATAACGCTACAGCCATCAGTTCCAATCCCTATACACTTATCAAAAGGAAGTTTTAAATCgtcaatttttctcaaaatgATTGCACCCAGGTTCTTACCACTAATACTCATTTCGACCTCACTATTACTTCTTTCGTCGCCCAGATTATCTTCATCAGCTTCTTTCATGTCTTCAAATGCATCAATAAATGTGATGAAGTCCTCTCTTATTTCAAACTCCTTTTCAAAGTGCACATAACGCAGTACAATACTCACCTGTGCTCTCTGTGAAATATCACTGGTTTCATCAAACATAATCGAATAAAGCTCAGCTTTCGCAATTCTACTCAGAATAACATCAGTAATTTCTGCTTTGCAGcactctatgatattattctgAGTAGATTTGCTGATGTAAGTGGATCTTGATGATGATGTATTGATGTGATCCTCCAAAACTTTATCCCCAGCATCAATTCTAAATTTAATCAAAGCTCTAAAGTTACCCTCATTAGAGACTGTATCACTCATCTCTAAATTGAGTGGCCCATCGTCTCTGTGCCCCCTCATAGGAATATTCTGCCTACCAAGCAAAATGACAGTTTTAACTATAGAAAGAAGTTTCTGACGATTTTTCTGGGATTGAGAGAGCCGTTCTTCATTGATGAGGTTATTTACTTCCATTTTCGGGCAGTGGTATACTCTTAGAAAGTTTTTCCCTGCTGTCACGGCATCTTTATGATATTGGGTATTGCAGTGGACTTCCAAGTGTCCATCAGATCctgttaattttttgaaatttctcaaAGGTTCGGTTACAAGAGTTTTTAGAGCAACATTCTTGCAGTAGCCCCCCTCATTACGATTAGTGAACCACGGACAGTATTTACAGAACAGCCCTTGTTTTACATCGGAAAGTACGAGCCAATCCTTATGTGCATTTTAATACTCACCATTGTGAagtgttgaaaatatttttctagaGATGTAGCGATTCCTCAGTTCCTTCATCACAAGCTGTTCTGGTACATGACTGCGTTGATGTGACTCCAATAATGTTTCCATACCGACTGTTAGTACTGAACTAAAATGCTTTCAACGATTTCCAACCAGTCAAGAAATGCTTGCCATCCAGATTTATAAAATTTCTGAGAATTGTGCTACTTGGAATAGCTAACAATTCTCATAATTGAAAACGAAATAATGATCGCACAAAGGCGACTACCGGACCAACCACAGCCTGGACCAAATAATTAGTTCATAGaaacaattataaaattataacaaGCCTACGATCAAACAAGTCGGCTTCCTTTGATAGTCCGAGTGGCAGGAGCTCGCCGCTCGGACCGTCAAAAGAGTTGACGCCGGTATTTTTCTAGGAACTGAGCGCTTTGATCTCTATATCCAGTAGAAAGAtccaaaaatgataaaatttaagatatttgaatttttcaaaattccatGATACTCTACTCACTGTGCTGAGATTGGATCATcttgattttttcttctatcATCGAATTTGAGCTTTCTATGGATTATTTAGTTTCTAATGTAATAGAGCTTTGTTTTTCTGGTTCTAGTTTCAAAGATGTGTGACGATTTCAATGAGATTCTTACTAACTAAAAAAAAGAGCATCACAAGTGTGTGGACAAGAATTGCTGACCTAGCAGCCTGACGTCAGCCTAGACTATTATCATCTTTGATGAATTGTCttaaaaaaactatagaaacaATACTCATGCACTTCAAACaagaatttattgatgtattcatAGTCAGAGAGTATTGAAtaggaatatttatattttatattgaatatattcaattcTCTCTACAGGTTGAATATGAAAGAATATGATTTTTCAGTTTTAGTGTACAGATATTTATATTCACTTAAATGGTTGAAAAATCAATTCTATATAGTGCTTAAGCCgaattttggggggggggggaaattTCCCCTTCCCCCCCCGTGGATCCGCGCCTATGCAGAAGTGCTTTGAGAACTTTCCcttcaattgaaaatgattcaCAAATTGTTTAGAATGATTGGAGTGAAGTGATTAAGAGTATTTTCCAATcatttgttaattaatgattagAAATGACTTATGAATCATTTGGAATAATCTAAGtaaagtattgaatgaaaaagactaagaaattgttaaaaaaccactgatttaggtattgataattggaaagaccggtttcggttattacaccattgtcaatctctgataaactgaaactaaatacaagagcagcagaatttataccagtaggcgagtactgctattggtcgagggcatgaacgcctgccattgacctagctagacagtctcctccccctcaacggtgtgacaaaatggcggcttaagcaacagaatcgccatgataataaaatttacttttagtacaaaataagaaccaagaaaacaagtgtgaaagataataaaacaaatatgtaaatggaaaaactattgactaatgtatgcttacagttttatgataaaactaaattcgtagtgttgtactggttgaaatgaatctggtcatttaaactatactgggaattttccttaattactcttgatATTTCtgaagcctctagaatattcaaagatctgcctttgttattaacatgcagaaactcaacattctccttaactgtgaacttgtgattatttgttatcaaatgttctgcaaagttagattccccattttgtttattccaatctctgatgtgttctttaattctacttttgaaacttctaccagtctgacccacataacaagcattacaatcatcacatttaagtttgtacaccccgcttttatcccaaatatcaatgttgtcttt
Coding sequences within it:
- the LOC120354895 gene encoding 52 kDa repressor of the inhibitor of the protein kinase-like, with amino-acid sequence MEVNNLINEERLSQSQKNRQKLLSIVKTVILLGRQNIPMRGHRDDGPLNLEMSDTVSNEGNFRALIKFRIDAGDKVLEDHINTSSSRSTYISKSTQNNIIECCKAEITDVILSRIAKAELYSIMFDETSDISQRAQVSIVLRYVHFEKEFEIREDFITFIDAFEDMKEADEDNLGDERSNSEVEMSISGKNLGAIILRKIDDLKLPFDKCIGIGTDGCSVMLSDNGAVKEIQKVAKNAITTPCYNHKLNNSISKCSNIKLIENSVSVLKEVIAFFSFPKRNTALKNFLGKKMTHLCETRWTERHDGVLQFTTSLPDILACLHKISEWKDKKTSGKASLLITALCDSKLIIGLFCLSDILSLSLPLSRILQKETLDLCKSAELLNSLLELLNERRQNSIEYFNCVYMQAQEIARKLDVELKIPRLCGRQTQRSNHPSATTEEYFRLTVYVPVLDNIIQDLKTRFTSDVLNVFHLPLLLPEGIVNTSVQDMQKSIDPIMNRFGSIMKDNRDLSSLKLNAEMAHWRNKWQRYNKEGLPLPTNALNVLRECEKDIYPTIHFLLRVLCTLPVSNASSERSFSTLRLLKTWLRSTMSENRLVGLALLYIHPDIVIDPEKIVERFAKSGTHRIIL